The Nocardioides panzhihuensis genome has a segment encoding these proteins:
- a CDS encoding helix-turn-helix domain-containing protein: MGEYREFAPPTGLISVVACLWENDGIREQVQRVVPDGCVDLVWLNDELLIVGADTGPVLFAPTGGGERVSGIRLRPGAAGAVLGIPASEVRDARVPAAAVWPEFAVSLGGALALADPADRLDVLARAVLQRKGERDCLVAAAAIRLAAPSARIGTVAADLGVSERHLHRRTVAAIGYNPKTLQRVTRMRRLIAMSEHSSRLPLAQRAAAAGYASQAHMSDDVRRLTGLTPVRFLEDASLTAA, encoded by the coding sequence ATGGGTGAGTACCGTGAGTTCGCGCCGCCGACCGGGCTGATTTCCGTTGTGGCGTGCTTGTGGGAGAACGACGGGATTCGCGAGCAGGTACAGCGGGTCGTTCCTGACGGGTGTGTCGATCTGGTGTGGCTGAACGATGAGCTCCTCATTGTCGGCGCCGACACCGGCCCGGTGCTGTTCGCCCCGACGGGTGGGGGCGAACGGGTCAGCGGGATCCGACTGCGGCCGGGTGCCGCAGGCGCCGTGCTCGGTATCCCGGCGTCGGAAGTGCGCGATGCGCGCGTGCCAGCAGCAGCCGTGTGGCCGGAGTTCGCGGTATCACTGGGCGGAGCGCTTGCGCTCGCGGATCCAGCCGATCGTCTCGACGTGCTGGCCCGCGCCGTGCTGCAGCGGAAGGGCGAACGCGACTGTCTCGTCGCTGCCGCAGCAATTCGGCTCGCAGCTCCATCCGCGCGGATCGGGACTGTCGCCGCTGACCTCGGAGTGAGCGAGCGGCACCTGCACCGACGCACGGTCGCCGCGATCGGATACAACCCGAAGACGCTCCAGCGGGTCACCCGGATGCGACGGCTGATCGCGATGTCCGAGCATTCGAGTCGGCTGCCGCTCGCTCAGCGCGCCGCCGCCGCGGGCTACGCGAGCCAGGCACATATGTCCGACGACGTGCGCCGACTCACCGGACTCACTCCTGTCCGATTCCTGGAAGACGCCTCGCTCACTGCCGCCTAG
- a CDS encoding amino acid carrier protein: MDLLLKINEWLWNPLIVLSLGLGLVLTVRTRVLQVRRLPDMIRQLRRGSSSDEGISSFQALALTLSSRIGVGNIAGVATAIYAGGPGALFWMGVMAFLGGATAFVESTLAQIYKERVDGQFRGGIPYYLEKGLGLRWLGVIAAVTAVSLYAVLAPGIQSNNIASSFEGAFGVPTWITGIAIVAALGFIVLGERKRIVGFADKVVPFMAVAYIIAAVVVLAVNITELPEALSLVVSSALGFDSVFGGMVGAAIAWGVRRAMFSNVAGVGEGTYGSAAADVSHPAKQGLVQCFSIYVDTLMVCMATGFMIIVTGSYNVATADGKTVVSNLDGVEAGPAYTQTALDTVGVGVGGPVVAIALALFAFTTLVAFYYICDTSLTYLLRGTNRAATMVLKLVLLGMTFFGSVQAADLIWAIGDVGYASLAWVNLVCLLFLLKPALVALRDYDEQRRAGVDPTFDPVRLGIRHADYWVARQAEATQTDAASEARGH; the protein is encoded by the coding sequence GTGGATCTGTTGCTGAAGATCAACGAGTGGTTGTGGAACCCCTTGATCGTGCTGTCCCTGGGGTTGGGGCTCGTCCTGACCGTCCGAACCCGCGTGCTGCAGGTGCGGCGGCTGCCGGACATGATTCGGCAGCTTCGAAGGGGCAGCTCGTCCGATGAGGGGATCTCGTCCTTCCAGGCGCTCGCGCTGACGTTGTCGAGCCGCATCGGCGTCGGCAACATCGCAGGCGTCGCGACCGCGATCTATGCGGGCGGGCCGGGAGCCCTGTTCTGGATGGGGGTGATGGCCTTTCTCGGTGGTGCGACTGCCTTCGTGGAGTCCACGCTCGCCCAGATCTACAAGGAGCGCGTCGACGGCCAGTTCCGCGGCGGGATCCCGTACTACCTCGAGAAGGGGCTCGGGCTGCGCTGGCTGGGCGTGATCGCGGCCGTCACGGCGGTGAGCCTGTACGCCGTGCTCGCGCCCGGCATCCAGTCGAACAACATCGCGTCGAGCTTCGAGGGTGCGTTCGGCGTACCGACCTGGATCACCGGGATCGCCATCGTGGCTGCGCTGGGTTTCATCGTCCTCGGTGAGCGCAAGCGCATCGTCGGGTTCGCCGACAAGGTCGTGCCGTTCATGGCGGTCGCATACATCATCGCTGCTGTCGTGGTGCTGGCCGTGAACATCACCGAGCTGCCGGAGGCGCTGAGCCTCGTGGTCTCCAGCGCGCTCGGGTTCGACTCGGTGTTCGGCGGGATGGTCGGGGCGGCGATCGCCTGGGGTGTTCGGCGAGCGATGTTCTCGAACGTCGCCGGCGTGGGGGAGGGGACGTACGGATCGGCAGCCGCCGATGTGTCCCACCCGGCCAAGCAGGGGCTCGTGCAGTGCTTCTCGATCTACGTCGACACTCTGATGGTGTGCATGGCGACCGGGTTCATGATCATCGTGACCGGCAGCTACAACGTCGCCACCGCGGACGGCAAGACGGTGGTGAGCAATCTCGACGGCGTCGAGGCCGGTCCGGCCTACACGCAGACCGCCCTGGACACGGTCGGGGTGGGCGTCGGGGGACCGGTCGTGGCGATCGCGCTCGCGCTGTTCGCGTTCACGACGCTCGTCGCCTTCTACTACATCTGCGACACCAGCCTGACGTACCTGCTGCGGGGCACGAACCGTGCGGCCACGATGGTGCTCAAGCTCGTGCTGCTGGGGATGACGTTCTTCGGCTCGGTCCAGGCGGCCGACCTGATCTGGGCGATCGGCGACGTCGGTTACGCAAGCCTCGCCTGGGTCAACCTGGTCTGCCTGCTGTTCCTGCTCAAGCCTGCCCTGGTCGCGCTGCGTGACTACGACGAACAGCGGCGCGCTGGTGTCGACCCGACCTTCGACCCGGTGCGGCTGGGTATCCGTCATGCTGACTACTGGGTCGCTCGCCAGGCCGAGGCGACGCAGACGGACGCTGCGAGCGAGGCGCGGGGGCACTGA
- a CDS encoding dihydrodipicolinate synthase family protein has protein sequence MTHKPWRGITVATALPLTDDLAVDFDGFADHVRWLAENGMDGVAPNGSLGEYHNLTDEERARVVEIAVEASPEGFGVMPGVAAYGSQETCRWIEQAASAGAQSVLLLPPNAYRADRQTVIEHYRAAAAVGLPVVAYNNPYDTKVDLTPDVLAELHGEGLIVAVKEFTGDVRRAYEIRELAPELDLLIGSDDVLLELGLAGAVGWIAGYTNAFPRACKELYDLATSGRAEDIEKALPMYRDLHPLLRWDSKTEFVQAIKLSMDIAGRRGGPCRPPRLPLAPETVERVTADTKAVISKGFN, from the coding sequence ATGACCCACAAGCCCTGGCGCGGCATCACTGTCGCCACCGCTCTGCCCCTGACCGACGACCTGGCCGTCGACTTCGACGGATTCGCGGACCACGTTCGTTGGCTCGCCGAGAACGGGATGGACGGCGTCGCCCCGAACGGGTCGCTCGGCGAGTACCACAACCTCACCGACGAGGAGCGTGCCCGAGTCGTCGAGATCGCGGTCGAGGCCTCGCCGGAGGGGTTCGGTGTGATGCCCGGCGTGGCGGCGTACGGCTCTCAGGAGACCTGCCGCTGGATCGAGCAGGCCGCCTCGGCCGGGGCGCAGTCGGTGCTGCTGCTCCCGCCGAACGCGTACCGCGCGGATCGCCAGACGGTGATCGAGCACTACCGTGCCGCGGCTGCGGTCGGACTGCCCGTCGTGGCCTACAACAACCCCTACGACACCAAGGTCGACCTCACTCCCGACGTGCTGGCCGAGCTCCACGGTGAGGGCCTGATCGTCGCGGTGAAGGAGTTCACCGGAGATGTACGCCGGGCCTACGAGATCCGCGAGCTGGCGCCTGAGCTGGACCTGCTGATCGGGTCCGACGATGTGCTCCTCGAGCTCGGTCTGGCCGGTGCTGTCGGATGGATCGCCGGTTACACGAACGCCTTCCCGCGGGCCTGCAAGGAGCTCTACGACCTGGCGACGTCCGGACGGGCCGAGGACATCGAGAAGGCTCTTCCGATGTACCGCGACCTGCACCCGTTGCTGCGTTGGGACTCCAAGACGGAGTTCGTGCAGGCGATCAAGCTGTCGATGGACATCGCCGGTCGTCGCGGAGGCCCGTGCCGGCCGCCGCGGCTCCCGCTCGCCCCGGAGACCGTCGAGCGCGTCACCGCGGACACCAAAGCCGTGATCAGCAAGGGCTTCAACTGA
- a CDS encoding aldehyde dehydrogenase (NADP(+)): MELTDVARERIVADAVRAGEIWAQTAPADRATVLGMVADALDAAADRLVPIALAETHLPETRLRGELTRTTFQLRLLAGSAAAGEHLDVRIDHADADWPMGAPRPDLRRTAVPLGPVIVFAASNFPFAFSVAGGDTASALAAGCPVILKAHGGHPELSIATAEVVTGALREAGAPDGLFALVEEPSDARAILTHPEIKAGAFTGSIPAGRTLFDLAQARSEPIPFYGELGSVNPVFVTEQAAKRRAQEIADGFLASFTLGAGQFCTKPGVLLAPVGSGLVERLSAAALPAAAPLLNDRIVAGHRHVLDELLQHPGVTALVGGDREPADPPAPSLLATTADALLEDVDGILTECFGPTAVVVTYEDEKQLIEVARALDGQLTATVAGETDDAIVPELVATLARKAGRVLWNEWPTGVSVTHAQQHGGPYPATTAPGTTSVGTAALSRFVRPVAWQGFPDALLPDELRDTPHHPIARRINGLLIPGGSA, encoded by the coding sequence ATGGAACTGACCGACGTCGCCCGTGAACGAATTGTCGCGGACGCAGTCCGTGCCGGCGAGATCTGGGCGCAGACGGCTCCGGCGGACCGCGCCACCGTCCTGGGCATGGTCGCCGACGCGCTCGACGCGGCCGCCGACAGACTGGTGCCGATCGCGCTTGCCGAGACGCACCTGCCCGAGACGCGGTTGCGAGGTGAGCTGACGCGGACCACGTTCCAGCTCCGGCTGCTCGCCGGATCCGCTGCCGCTGGGGAGCACCTCGACGTCCGGATCGACCACGCGGACGCCGACTGGCCGATGGGCGCACCCCGCCCGGACCTGCGGCGTACGGCGGTGCCGCTGGGGCCGGTCATCGTGTTCGCCGCTTCGAACTTCCCGTTCGCGTTCAGCGTCGCCGGCGGCGACACCGCCTCGGCCCTCGCGGCCGGATGTCCGGTGATCCTCAAGGCTCACGGCGGGCACCCGGAGCTGTCGATCGCGACCGCGGAGGTCGTCACCGGCGCGCTGCGTGAGGCAGGCGCTCCGGACGGACTGTTCGCCCTCGTGGAAGAGCCCTCGGACGCGCGGGCGATCCTGACCCACCCGGAGATCAAGGCCGGTGCCTTCACCGGCTCGATCCCCGCCGGACGTACGCTGTTCGACCTGGCCCAGGCGCGATCCGAGCCGATCCCGTTCTACGGCGAGCTCGGCAGCGTGAACCCGGTCTTCGTCACCGAGCAAGCGGCGAAGCGGCGAGCCCAGGAGATCGCCGACGGGTTCCTCGCATCGTTCACGCTCGGTGCCGGACAGTTCTGCACCAAGCCCGGTGTGCTCCTCGCCCCGGTCGGCTCCGGCCTGGTCGAGCGGCTGAGCGCCGCGGCGCTCCCGGCGGCGGCGCCGCTTCTCAACGACCGTATCGTCGCCGGTCATCGTCACGTTCTCGACGAGCTCCTCCAGCACCCGGGTGTGACCGCGCTCGTCGGCGGCGACCGGGAGCCGGCCGATCCGCCCGCGCCGAGCCTGCTGGCGACCACGGCCGATGCCCTCCTCGAGGACGTCGACGGCATCTTGACGGAATGCTTCGGTCCGACGGCCGTCGTGGTGACGTACGAGGACGAGAAGCAGCTGATCGAGGTCGCCCGTGCCCTCGACGGCCAGCTCACCGCGACGGTCGCAGGCGAGACCGACGATGCGATCGTCCCTGAGCTGGTCGCGACCCTCGCCCGCAAGGCGGGCCGAGTGCTGTGGAACGAGTGGCCGACCGGCGTCTCGGTGACCCATGCCCAGCAGCACGGGGGTCCCTACCCGGCAACCACCGCCCCGGGCACCACCTCGGTCGGGACCGCGGCCCTGAGCCGCTTCGTCCGCCCGGTTGCCTGGCAGGGTTTCCCTGACGCGCTGCTGCCCGACGAGCTCCGTGACACTCCGCATCACCCGATCGCCCGACGCATCAACGGCCTGCTCATCCCAGGAGGGTCCGCATGA
- a CDS encoding proline racemase family protein — MRTTRVIHAVDSHTEGMPTRVITGGVGVFPGATMAERREWFIENNDELRTFLMCEPRGHASMSGSILQPPTRPDADFGVLFIEVSGLLPMCGHGTIGTATVLVETGMVPVVEPVTRIRLDTPAGLVVADVAVEDGHARSVTIRNVPSFVLGLDQSVDVPAYGSVGYDMAFGGNFYAVVDLEKLGLPFERAAKGQLLEAGLAIMDAISEQNRPQHPERPDISGCHHVYLKAPGSTAQHSRHAMAIHPGWFDRSPCGTGTSARMAQLHARGELALDTDFVNESFIGTTFTGRLVETTQVGGIEAVVPTITGRAWVTGTAQYMLDPDDPFPAGFEL; from the coding sequence ATGAGAACCACCCGCGTCATCCACGCCGTCGACTCCCACACCGAGGGAATGCCGACCCGCGTCATCACCGGCGGGGTCGGGGTCTTCCCCGGGGCCACGATGGCCGAGCGGCGGGAGTGGTTCATCGAGAACAACGACGAGCTGCGTACGTTCTTGATGTGCGAGCCCCGCGGTCATGCATCGATGAGCGGCAGCATCCTGCAACCACCGACCCGACCCGACGCCGACTTCGGGGTGCTCTTCATCGAGGTGAGCGGGCTGCTTCCGATGTGCGGTCACGGCACCATCGGGACCGCGACGGTCCTGGTGGAGACCGGGATGGTGCCGGTCGTCGAACCGGTCACGAGGATCCGGCTCGACACTCCGGCCGGCCTGGTGGTGGCCGACGTCGCGGTGGAGGACGGGCATGCCCGGTCGGTGACGATCAGGAACGTCCCGTCGTTCGTGCTGGGTCTGGACCAGAGCGTCGACGTCCCGGCGTACGGAAGCGTCGGCTACGACATGGCGTTCGGAGGCAACTTCTACGCCGTCGTCGACCTGGAGAAGCTCGGCCTTCCCTTCGAGCGTGCAGCCAAGGGCCAGCTGCTCGAGGCCGGCCTGGCGATCATGGACGCGATCAGCGAGCAGAACCGCCCGCAGCACCCGGAGCGGCCCGACATCTCAGGCTGTCACCACGTCTACCTGAAAGCCCCCGGATCGACGGCGCAGCACTCGCGCCATGCGATGGCGATCCACCCCGGGTGGTTCGACCGGTCGCCGTGCGGGACCGGCACCAGCGCTCGGATGGCGCAGCTGCACGCGCGCGGTGAGCTCGCGCTCGACACCGACTTCGTCAACGAGTCCTTCATCGGCACCACCTTCACCGGACGACTGGTCGAGACGACCCAGGTCGGCGGCATCGAGGCAGTCGTCCCGACGATCACCGGCCGGGCCTGGGTCACCGGGACGGCGCAGTACATGCTCGATCCCGACGACCCGTTCCCGGCCGGATTCGAGCTCTGA
- a CDS encoding FAD-binding oxidoreductase — protein sequence MHEVAADEIHGYEPHLTPELAGAAFYPQDCQVQPMLMAAHLLRLAREHGACVRTGTTVTGFLRDGDRVTGVRTDRGDISAGHVVNAAGTWAGEMAALAGVDVPVLPRRGFILVTEPLPPTVFHKVYAGEYVASTQSSDEGLQTSTVIEGTRAGTVLIGSSRERVGFDRTVSLPALREIARKALALYPSLAPVALMRTYLGFRPYCPDHLPVIGTDPRAPGLAHVAGHEGAGIGLSVGSAKLLVEAMTGATPTIDITPFRPERFSLQEVS from the coding sequence GTGCACGAGGTCGCGGCCGACGAGATCCACGGCTACGAGCCACATCTGACCCCGGAGCTGGCCGGCGCCGCGTTCTACCCCCAGGACTGCCAGGTCCAGCCGATGCTGATGGCCGCCCACCTGCTCCGGCTGGCCCGCGAGCACGGCGCGTGCGTACGCACCGGCACCACCGTCACCGGGTTCCTCCGCGACGGTGATCGAGTCACCGGAGTTCGCACCGACCGTGGTGACATCTCCGCGGGACATGTCGTCAACGCCGCCGGCACGTGGGCGGGGGAGATGGCCGCGCTGGCCGGTGTCGACGTGCCTGTCCTGCCACGGCGTGGCTTCATCCTGGTGACCGAGCCGCTGCCGCCGACCGTGTTCCACAAGGTGTACGCCGGTGAGTACGTCGCCAGCACCCAGAGCTCCGACGAAGGGCTGCAGACCTCCACCGTCATCGAGGGCACGCGGGCTGGGACCGTGCTGATCGGATCCTCACGTGAGCGCGTCGGCTTCGACCGGACCGTCTCGCTGCCGGCGCTGCGGGAGATCGCCCGCAAGGCGCTGGCCCTCTACCCGAGCCTGGCCCCGGTCGCTCTGATGCGTACCTATCTCGGCTTCCGGCCATACTGCCCCGATCATCTCCCAGTGATCGGCACGGACCCGCGCGCACCCGGCCTGGCCCACGTCGCGGGACACGAGGGCGCGGGCATCGGGCTCTCGGTGGGAAGCGCCAAGCTCTTGGTCGAGGCGATGACCGGGGCGACACCGACGATCGACATCACACCGTTCCGCCCCGAACGGTTCAGCCTCCAGGAGGTGTCATGA
- a CDS encoding (2Fe-2S)-binding protein, which translates to MTDQVKLTFDGAAITAAAGQSVGAALTDAGIRSWRSTRRGDRPRGLFCGIGVCFDCLLTVDGRPNQRACLVPVRDGMRLESGGLREVSTRG; encoded by the coding sequence ATGACCGACCAGGTGAAGCTCACCTTCGACGGTGCCGCCATCACCGCAGCTGCCGGCCAGAGCGTCGGCGCCGCGCTCACCGACGCCGGGATCCGATCCTGGCGCAGCACCCGGCGGGGTGACCGACCGCGCGGCCTGTTCTGCGGCATCGGCGTCTGCTTCGACTGTCTGCTGACCGTCGACGGACGCCCGAACCAGCGCGCCTGCCTCGTGCCCGTCCGCGACGGCATGCGCCTCGAGAGCGGCGGACTGCGGGAGGTGAGCACGCGTGGCTAG
- a CDS encoding FAD-dependent oxidoreductase yields the protein MARFDLAVIGAGPAGLSAAVTAAEHGLRVALVDAGTQPGGQFWRHPDEHHPRPDEGRGQHLWSRFTDLRTRLRGLESDSGTAGRVELVSGHQVWFVDTLAEEFLLHLSATQGETRLPEIHAAALVLCPGGYDRQLPVPGWDLPGVMAAGGVQALLKAHRSVAGRRAIVAGTGPFLLPVAAGLAEAGAEVVAVCEAGSLSGWARRPLGAAAVPSKALEAVEYAALLARHRIPYRMRTVVTAIHGETEVGSVGLGRLDRNGRLRTDVSLADLDVDLVAFGWGFTPSLELITAVGATTRVDVDESLVADVDDWQRTDVPGAYVAGEATGVGGALLAVAEGELAALAASRDAGRPVSEPRVRYLQRQIARGRRFAATMHRAHPVPTGWQDWLQPDTTVCRCEETTLGEICAATEELGATDARTVKLLARPGMGWCQGRVCGFAAAKLAKPVGEALTVSDLAPLAKRTFAAPVSLERLATTSTESDGATSHDNDA from the coding sequence GTGGCTAGGTTCGATCTCGCGGTGATAGGGGCGGGGCCCGCCGGGCTGAGTGCCGCGGTCACCGCCGCCGAGCACGGCCTGAGGGTTGCGCTGGTCGACGCCGGCACGCAGCCCGGGGGTCAGTTCTGGCGCCACCCCGACGAGCACCACCCGCGTCCGGACGAGGGCCGCGGCCAGCACCTGTGGTCCCGCTTCACCGACCTGCGCACCAGGCTGCGCGGACTCGAGTCCGATTCGGGGACAGCCGGCCGCGTCGAGCTCGTCTCCGGGCATCAGGTGTGGTTCGTCGACACCCTCGCCGAGGAGTTCTTGCTGCACCTGTCCGCTACCCAGGGCGAGACCCGGCTACCGGAGATTCACGCGGCCGCGTTGGTGCTGTGCCCAGGCGGCTACGACCGGCAGCTGCCGGTCCCGGGCTGGGACCTGCCGGGGGTGATGGCCGCCGGTGGCGTGCAAGCGCTGTTGAAGGCACACCGGAGCGTGGCCGGGCGGCGTGCGATCGTCGCCGGCACCGGGCCGTTTCTGCTGCCGGTGGCCGCCGGTCTGGCTGAGGCGGGTGCCGAGGTCGTCGCGGTCTGCGAAGCCGGCTCGCTCTCCGGCTGGGCGCGGCGCCCGCTCGGCGCCGCGGCGGTGCCGTCGAAGGCGCTCGAGGCGGTCGAGTACGCCGCGCTGCTCGCGCGGCACCGGATCCCATACCGGATGCGTACGGTGGTCACCGCGATCCACGGCGAGACCGAGGTCGGTTCGGTCGGCCTCGGTCGGCTGGATCGCAACGGTCGGCTACGGACCGATGTCAGCCTCGCGGATCTCGACGTCGACCTGGTCGCCTTCGGATGGGGCTTCACCCCGTCCCTGGAGCTGATCACCGCCGTGGGGGCGACCACTCGGGTCGATGTCGATGAGTCGCTGGTCGCCGACGTCGACGACTGGCAGCGGACCGATGTCCCCGGCGCGTACGTCGCAGGCGAGGCGACCGGGGTCGGCGGGGCGCTGCTCGCGGTCGCCGAAGGAGAGCTCGCGGCCCTGGCGGCGAGCCGCGATGCCGGACGTCCGGTCTCCGAGCCGCGGGTGCGATACCTGCAACGGCAGATCGCCCGTGGACGCCGGTTCGCGGCCACGATGCATCGCGCCCACCCGGTGCCCACCGGATGGCAGGACTGGCTGCAGCCGGACACGACCGTCTGCCGATGCGAGGAGACGACGCTCGGTGAGATCTGCGCCGCCACTGAGGAGCTCGGCGCCACGGACGCCCGCACGGTCAAGCTGCTGGCTCGCCCGGGGATGGGATGGTGCCAGGGCCGGGTCTGTGGCTTCGCCGCGGCGAAGCTGGCGAAACCGGTCGGCGAGGCGCTGACCGTGTCGGATCTCGCGCCGCTCGCCAAGCGTACGTTCGCAGCGCCGGTGTCGCTGGAGAGGCTCGCCACCACGTCGACCGAGAGCGACGGTGCCACGTCACATGACAATGACGCATAG
- a CDS encoding GntR family transcriptional regulator — translation MTVSVHITNLQQLEKVSLRERVSRALRAAIVSGELEPGEVYSAPALGAKFGVSATPVREAMLDLVRENLVTTVPNKGYRITTVDEADLDDITELRMLIEPVLAAKVTAEIPAEDMPKLRDLARAIVDGALAGDLVAYTDADHAFHLQLLGYVGNARVSALIADLRAHTRLYGLASLDGSELEESAREHDLILDAIEANDPEAVERLMRAHISQTRGRWARPEG, via the coding sequence ATGACAGTGTCGGTGCACATCACGAATCTGCAGCAGCTCGAGAAGGTCAGCCTGCGCGAACGAGTCTCGCGCGCGCTCCGCGCGGCGATCGTGTCGGGCGAGCTCGAACCCGGGGAGGTGTACTCCGCTCCGGCGCTCGGCGCCAAGTTCGGTGTCTCCGCGACCCCGGTGCGTGAGGCGATGCTCGATCTGGTGAGAGAGAACCTGGTGACGACGGTGCCCAACAAGGGCTACCGCATCACCACCGTGGACGAAGCGGACCTGGACGACATCACCGAGCTGCGGATGCTGATCGAACCCGTGCTGGCGGCCAAGGTCACCGCGGAGATCCCGGCCGAGGACATGCCGAAGCTGCGGGACCTGGCCCGCGCGATCGTGGACGGTGCTCTCGCCGGCGACCTGGTGGCCTACACCGACGCCGACCACGCCTTCCATCTCCAGCTCCTGGGCTACGTGGGGAACGCGCGCGTCAGTGCCCTGATCGCCGACCTTCGGGCGCACACCCGTCTCTACGGCCTGGCCTCCTTGGACGGGAGCGAGCTCGAGGAGTCCGCCCGCGAGCACGACCTCATTCTGGACGCGATCGAGGCGAACGATCCAGAAGCGGTCGAACGACTGATGAGGGCACACATCAGCCAGACCCGGGGCCGTTGGGCGCGACCCGAAGGCTGA